CAGATCGTCAAACTCTTTGGCAGTTAAACAGAGTTGATTGGCCATACTTTTGTAAAGGCCGATACCTATTCTTTTTCGACCCTTAGGTACGGTAAGTCTGGGCGGCTCTAAGCTCGCCAATATAATACCAGCCATTATATTCCTTCTTTGCTTCAAAATTGTATCGACAGCTTGTTCGAACATTTATCTTTTATTTGTTTAGCATTATATTGCGCATTATTCATCTACAACTATTCCCTTTAAATATTCCTTTACAACCAACCAGTCGTTGGTAAAGAGATCATCCTCCATTAAATCTTCGTATACAGATTCTATTTGATCTTTCAGCGCCTCGACCGCCTCATTATGGTTTTCGCCGTACCCATATATCTTTCCAGTCCGTGGCGAGAAGCGATAGTAGTCGCCGTCCTCAACTTTCACGAATACTTGCAGCTTTCTTCGAGTGGGCGAGTAACGAGGTGGTTAATGTATGCTTCAGAGCTCATGCGAGGCGCGCGCGATGGCGTGGTATTAAAATAGCCTACTAGCACGCTTCCATGGCTACTTATAGAGATATCTTCAGTCTCTCTGGTCACCGCTCCATCTGCACTGTAGGCGCTCGGATAGTAATGGCCACCCGAGCGTGTGGTATTTGCTCTCCTAATCGCGTGAAGCATCCGTCTTCTCCAGGCTCTCTAAAGTTTGCCATATGGCTTCCCAGCCACGTGTGTATAAGCTTGGCTGCGTTGAGACTCAGAATCACGCCAGTTGGAACATATCGAACCATTAAAAGATTGTCAGCCGCTGGTGCGCGTTCTACCTCTTTTCCCAACGTGCCATCCTTTTCAATTTCTTGGGTCAAAGAGTAAGGAATCCCGTGCCGTTCCATAAAGAAATTAACCACTATTTCTCCCTTTTGGGAAATACCGCCATGCGCTCCATTTACATATAGAGGCTGATAGTCCTCAGCAATATATACTTGAATTGGATCCGTGATTTCTGTGTGCGCTTGGAAGGTTCCTTCGTCGAGGACTTCTTTGGCGCAGCTCGCTTCGGTCGGGAAATCTCAGCCATCGACATCTTCCTTGTAGCTTTCTTGGGGGTATGTTGGAGCTTAGAAGTCTAGCATGAATATTTGCATTCTCCAGAAGTCCGAGAGGACATGCCTACGGCCCTATGGCGTTTACTCCGACGATCTCCCCATGCAGTTCATTCAAGCACCTCACAGCGCGTTGCAGGACGTGGGCAGGGGTCAGGCGTTGATAGCCCAACAGGGCGGTAGCTGGAAGTCCTCGTGACTGCGGAGGGCGCCTCCGCGGCGGCCAGCGGCGGCGGTGGCCTGTGCGGATAGGCGGTCGGGGTGCGTGCACGGCTGCTGCGCACGCTCCCGGACTTCGGCGGCCATGCGCCGTGCAGCCTCGGCCGGTCGGGCGCCTATAGGCCGGTGGCGATATCAGTGCGCCAGACAGGGTGAACAGCGGCTAGGCAAGCCGAACAGCGGCGCTTCCAGGCCGAAGCGAACGCGGCAAGGGCCGAGAAGGCGAAAGCGCAGCACGAGACAAGCAACCCGCGAAAAGGTGAGCGGGCTTCTCGGCGCTACCACTACTCCGCGGTAGCACCAAACAGAACGCCTACGCCGGAAGCACCGCCAAAGCCAAGGCCAGCAAGACCAACCGCGGGCACGGTCGAGCGCATGGACCAGCTCGACCGGGAACGGCCGGATCTGGCGGCAAAGGTGGCGTCCGGCGGATATCAAGAATAATTGACGAGTGAAGGGAAGGCGCGAGGCATAACTTCTCGGGAATCGTCATACCGGGCGGTTTACCGCAGCGGCCGGGTGCCCGTGGGGGTGACACTCGTCGCAGTGCCTCGGCCTTGGTCAGGCGGTGGGCGTCTTTGCTGTGGCCTTGGGCCTCGGTGCGGGTCAGCCTTGGGCGTTGCGGAATGTAGACGTGGGAGCCGGCCAGCCGGCTTGTGACAGCTTCAATAAAGCGGTCGGCCAGGTCCGGTTGCAGCTCCCGGACAATGGCCACAAGCTCGTCAAATGGCTTCATGTTAGGTGGCCCGTTTGCGCACACGGTGGGCCAGACCGTTCCCGAGGAGGCGCGGGCTTGTGGCCCGCCTTTCGGCGTGCGCGCCGATTTCTTTAGGCGCCTGCGTTCTTGTAAATCCCGGTGCGCCCGACCGCCGCAAAGCCGACGCTGTGGCCCACGATCGAAACTCACCCGGGAAATTCAAAGCGCTTGCCGCTGGCGTCCGCGAATGCGGCCGGGCCAAGGCCAGACAAAGACGTTGCCGAGAAGTCGGAATTTTCCAGCCGGGTCCGTGCAATAACCGGGTGCTGGCCCGGTGCCGCCAGCAAATACCAGGCCGCAGGGTCGGTGAGGTAGCTCGTCGCGATAACCTGCAATCGATGCTCATCCGGCAGCTCGTCCATAACCTGGTAGAAGGTGCTCTCAAGCTCGGCAGGCACCAGCAGGGTTGCCGCCTTGGCGTCGGACTTCTCTCCACCCACAGTCAGCGCGTGGCGTAAAGCACTGCGGGCAGCGTTAAGTGTGATCCGGCTCGGGGCCCGCCGGGGTCCGCCAGGTTGCCGTCAGTGGCGTTGAACAAGGTACGGCCGTCCGAAAGGACAGGGTTGGATTCCAGCAGGCTACAGAGTATCTGCATCCTGCTTCCTCAGGGACGACGACACCCACCGAGGCCAGCGCCGCCGAAACATAACCCCGGTCATCGTTGACGATGGCCTGTTCACTCCACAGGATCCGACCGAAAACGGAATGCGCCTGCACTCCAGGCGAATTTGTCCTCCCAAGTTTCTTGGGTGAAGCCAATAACTTAGCCTCTACCGCTGGACAAGACCGAAAAAGCCCGGTATAACGGGCGCATGAACTCATCAACGATTTTCCAAGGCCAATGCCTGTCCGAACTGATCCTTCGCCCGGTCACGCGCAGCGAACAGGCGCGCTATCAAGCGCAGATGGCCCGGCACCGCTACCTGGGCGATCTGCCGAGATCGGCGAGACGCTGTGGTACGTGGCAACCTGGCGCGAGCAATGGGTCGCGCTGCTCAGCGTCTCAGCGGCGGCGCTCAAATGTGGCGTGCGGGATCGCTGGATCGGCTGGGACTTCCGGCTTCAGTACGACCGGCTCAAGCTGGTCGCTGAACGATAGCCGCTTTCTGATCCTGCCTGAAGGCCGCTGGCCGAATGTGGGCTCGAAGGTGCTGTCGCTGCTGGAGCGGCGCATCGGTGCCGATTGGCAGTGCCAGTTCGGGCATCCGCTGCTGTTGCTCGAAACATTTGTCGATCCGCGCCGCTTCCATGGCGGTGTCTACCGCGCCGCGAACTGGCTTGAACTCGGGCTGACGCGCGGCTTCCGACGTACGCGCGAGGGCTACTCGACCGAGGCCTGTGCCCCAAACGGGTATTCGTGCGGCCGCTGTGCCGCAATGTCCCGGCTCGCCTGAACCATCCCGATCGTGCCCACCTGGGCCTTGCTGGAGTCCCCAAGATGCAACTCAATGCCGAACAAATGTACTCGCTGCCTCGCTGTTTTGCCTCGAATCCCCGATCCACGCCGTGCCCACGGGCGCCGTCATCGCCTGCCAGTGGTGTTGGCGCTCGCGGCCGGCGCAAGCCTGTGTGGCATGCGCGGCTACAAGGCCATGGCCGATTGGGCCAAAGGGCTTGGCCAGGGCGCACGATCCCGCTTCGGCTGCCGCCGCACCCGCGTCAACGGCAAGGTCCATTCCGAGGTGCCCAGCGAGTACGTGATCCGTGACTGTCTGGTGCGCATCGAACCGGGCGCGCTCGAATGGGCGCTCGATGCCTGGAACCAGGCCTGGGCGGCCAAGGAGGAGGCGCTGGCCATCGATGGCAAGACGATGAAGAACGCCATCAATGAAGTCGGAGAACAAACGCATATCATGAGCGTCGTTGGCCATGAGTCCGGACACTGCTACACCCAAAAAAGTCGGCTCGCTGCCGGTAACGGGAAGCGACGCGCTCAAACGGACCAATGAAATCGGCATGGCGATCCCGCTGCTCGCGCAATGCGAGATTGCGGGCCGCGACATCACCGCCGATGCGCTCCTGACACAACGCGCACTCGCCGCGTACATCGTCGAGCGCCAAGCGCACTACCACTTCACGGTCAAAGGCAATCAGCCCACCCTCGCAAACGACATCGCGCTGCACTTCGAGCGGCCCGGCGCGCCAGACTTCGCCGAGCCACCCACCCTGGCGCATGGGCGGATCGAGACGCGGCGGATCTGGGCGAGCACGGCACTGAACGGCTACCTCGATTTCCCCCATGTCGGACAGGTCTTTCTGATCGAGCGCGAGGTGCTCATCAAGAAAACCGCAAAGCGCAGCTGCGAAATCGCCCTCGGCATCACCAGCCGTTCGCCACAGCAGGCATCGCCCGAGCGCCTGCTCGCGAATCAATCGCGAACACTGGCGCATCGAGAGCACCCACTACATCATCGACTGGAATTACGACGAGGATCGCAGCCGCATACGCACCGGTTATGGCCCGGAGAACGTCACGCGCCTGCGCCGCTTCGCGGTGGGGATCTTGAAGTCGTTCCAGAAACCCCGCCAGTCGATCGCGCAAATGATGCGCCAACTTGCCTCCAGCTCTCGAAGGATCCTCGACTACCTGCGCCTGACCGACAACTCACTCGGTTCGGCTCGAGCGGCAGGGTGAGAACAAATTTGCCGTGGCCTGCACTCCCTCGGCCGTTACGATTGGCTGCATAAAATGGTACAGCGCATCGCTGTCAGTACCCGGCTCCGGCACACCCTCCAGGCCGGCACGGCTGTAGCTGGCGATCCTGCAATCCTTCACCGGGTTGTCCACGGTGAGCGCCGCCATGGCCGCAAGGTGTTCGTTTGGGGCGGCCTCGGCGGCAGTCACGCCACGTAGCGTTTCCTCCAGCAGGGACGGGAAGTGCGACGTTGTAGGCGGCCTGCACCACCATTCGGGCGGATGCTCCCGGCGGCATCTGCCGGCCCTCCAACTCCAGGGCTGCATTCATGGCTGCCATCACGAAAGCTCGCGCCTGCCGGACTATCACGGCGAGTGCCTCGGGACCTGCGGTTCATCCACCCGAAGCCCGAAGATGTGGCCGAGACTGTGGGCCAACGCTTCAAGCCCGTCCTGGCGACGGCCGGAAGGCCGGTATGCATCCAACTCCGTATCCAAACGGCGGCCAGCGGCGGCGGTCAGTGCAGCCTTCAGTCTCTCGTTCTCGCGGAACTGGGGGGTGCCAGGTATGTAGTCGGTCATGCTCGTGAACCTTTTGATGGTGGATGGTGAAAGCGTATCCGTGAATCACTGACCGTGGCGGTCAGTCACAGCGAATATCCACCAGCAGGGGGTAAAGCTTCCGCTGTGTCTCGGGGCACCCCGCCCGCAGGCAGGCAGTTAAGGCCGTCTCTCGTGCGTCTCGGGGCTCACGGTGGCCTGCTTGAATACGTTGCCATGCCACCGATCGACGTAGCTCCAGCGCCACCAGGGACGCATGGCGCCATGTGGTCAGGCTGCCACCCGGTCGAGCAGGGTCACAAGAACGTGTAGCGCGTTATCGCGTGCCGACAATGCCTCGGCCCGCGCGATGGCGGCGGTGGCCTGTGCGGAGATCTCTCGGTGGTCACTGGCGTCGCGGCCCGCCCTCGGCCTCGGCGGCTTTCCGTTGGTCCGCGACCTTCGCCAAGCGCTCGCTTAGCTCTTGGCGCAGGCCGTCGATCACTTGCTGGCACCGTTCCACCGCCGCAGGGGATATGCCTGCATCGCGTTCCAGCACATCCGGCAAGGTGTCCAGGACCATAATCACCTGTCTGGCATGTTCGGCAAGGACCATCTCGAAGTCGGCAATGGGAACCAAGGTGCCCGCTTTCTCCATGGCCTCCATGTGCCGCAGCCGGCTTAAACTTTCTTCCTTGAGGCTGCGTGCCTCGTAGTAGCGATCTGCCGAACTGTGCTTTTCGTGCCTCGCGGCCGGCCGGCGCCAGGCCTTGCGCCACCGTGTTTTGGTCCCGTCATGCCGTAACCTCTTGAATTCAATTCAACTTTTCAACCCCGCACACCAGTCTCGACCGCCGCCGCAATGCCCCGTTGGTTGAGGGTATAACCACAGGACCCAAAGGGTTATTATTCACGGGGGTGGCCTCCGCTCACTCGTCTTCATGGGGTAGCCTCGCAGTATCCGCACCCCTCGCCGTCACATGCTGGGCAGGTGGACATGGTGGACATGGTGGACATGGGTTGGCATTTTCCGGCTCATCTCCCACGTGTCACCTATATTCACTGACACTTTTCCCCTGCGTGTAGCTATGTCCACCCATGTCCTTATGTCCACCACTGCTCGGGGGCCACTACCCACGTGGGTGCTCCTCGTTGTAGGTTCCCTTGCGTGAGAACCAGCCCCCCGGCGCGGCGGTCCCGGTGCGCCCTCAGCCAGTAACCCAGGCTGCGGCCGGTGGCTACTCCGCGGGGTGACACCGCGGCCAGCGCGTCCGCCAACGGCGGCACCGTCTCGGCGGCCGATATGAGGTCAGCCGCACGGGCCGGCTGCGTCCCCAAGTGCTCATGCCAAGCCCTGAATAGCGCGGCGGTATCCTGTCGCGACGGATCGGCGTCCCGCGTCCTGTTCATCGCATCAACCGGATCGGCAGTCCCGGCCCAGACCAGGGCGGCGCGGACGGTGCGGGACCATTCGGCATAGCCACCCAACGGCGACAGCTGAGACGGATACCCCGCATCGGCGTGGGCCACCAGCAGCGTAACGATGGCGCCTACCAGGTCCCGACGACGGTCCCGCACCTCCGCTATGAGGTCCTGATCGATCACCCTCAGTTCCGGTCGTTCGGTCCCGGCATCGAACCGGCACACCAGCGCCCGGCGCACAATATCTCCGCGTAAGACCAGGTTGTTGCCGGTGGCGGCCAGTGTCATGGTGCATGGGACTGTCGCGAGCGTGGACGTCCCCAGGGGCCGGACACGTCGATGGGTCTGCGTGAGTATCTGGCACAGGGTGGCACCCTCTAGCGGCCGCTCGATGTTATCGATGGTGACCATCTATCTCCCGCCAGTAGCGCACCGTCCAGCCGCTTAGCTGCTTCGGCCTCGTCGCGCCCATAGTCCAGCACCGGAGCACGCTGGCCGGTCGCCAGCAGTGCGGCCACATCGACCAGCAGGGACTTGCCGGTACCGGGCTCGGGTGCATCTATGGCGTGCATGGGTGCCGTCGGCAAGGTCTGCCGTGCGATGGCCGTCACCAGCAGGGACAGCGCAACAGCCCGGTCTGCGTCTCCCCCAAATGGGAAGTGTCGGATGAGGTCAGCGAGGGTGGCCACTGCCTGGACGGCGGCGGCGCGGTCGGCCGACGCGGGATGGGCCATCCCTCGTCGATGTCTATCGAGTAGTCCGGTACCGCGGTCATACCCGGGCGCGGCTACGACTCGCCCCGCGGTCTACGATGGGGTGCTGCACCACGCCTCGCAGGGTAGGCCAGTCGCCCACATCAGGCGCGACGCAAAGGGTGGCGGATATATCGGCCGGTGGAGCTGTGTCTCGCCAGTCATGCGAACGCACGTCCCATCGTTGCCATGTGGCCCGCCGATCCAGTTCAAGCCGTAGCCATGCAGGATCTACAGTCGCCAAGGTGCACGGCGCCGGCCCGACGGGTTGATCCCGGTGCCATCCTGTGATGCCATGTGGCGGCACCGGGCGGACCAGCAGGCCGCCCCTCACGTATACAGGTGCCGCGGACCCTCGGAGGAGGCTGCAAGCTGCGTCCACTGACTCGGCGAGGCTCAGTCAGTCGCACCACGGGTCGGGCGCGCTCCATCCCGCTCGTGGGGTCGTGTAGGTCGGTAGACTGCTCGGCGTCTTCGGCAGTATCATCAATGCCGAGCTGTCCGCTCGATGTGTCGACCCAGACGCCCGGCCCACCCGCCGGGCGTCGTCGCGTCTGGGCCATGGATCACCCCCTCCCGGCTGCGGCTTGGTAGACGCCGATCTCGTCGTGCCCGATGTCGTTGCGGCCGGTGCCGACATCTGATCATCGAATCCATCGATCGAGGTCCTCAGGGGTATAGAGGGCGCGCGCACCGCGGCCGGCGCCGAACTCGGGAAGGTGGGGCCGGTGCCGCTGACGGCCAACTTCGCCAGCGTCGCCCGAGTGCGGTGGACGCCACGGGCCTGGAGGTATTCGGCGGCCTCCGCGCGGGTTAGGTATTCCGATACGGCCATCTGTGTCTCCGAGTTGCCGATGCCTGAGGGGTCACGATAGCCGGCGGTTACTGACCAGCTCATTGTTTTAACTGGACAAAATTCCATAGCAAAAAATGTCCTTCTTCATTCTTCTCGCGGCGGCGGGTATTTGGTGACAAGCGGATCCTTCTCCATCATTGCGAACGCCTGAGCAGACTTCTCCGCCCGCGGCTCGATGGCGTCAATCCACCGGCCGATCTGCCTGGGCGAAGCGGGCATGACGCGCTCCCGAATTCCTTCATCGCCTCCGCCCGCGCGATCTCTCCTTCGACATAGGCCATTACGATCCCGAATGCAGGCGTGTCGATGGTGGCCCGGTCGGGGTGGAATTTCTTGGATGAGATCCTTGTTCACTCCACGAATTTGGTTCACGGCGACGTTTAGATCCTCGCCCCGCTTTGCGGCCTCCAGCAGTTCGATCAAGGAAAAAACCCGCCACTCGGTGTTGATTCGGGATCGGGGTCGCCTCCCCACGGCTGTTCCTGATACCAGTTCCACACCTCATCCGACATACCTTCCGGGCGGGTTTCGGGCCGCGGTAGTGCGACCGCCTGTTGAATGAAGCGCCACAGGTTTTCATAGTTGATTTCCGTCCCGTGTAGATAGGTTTCCTCGATGGCCTTGAGTCGTTCACTGAAACGTGCCTTTCCGTCGGACTTAGCCATCAGCCCACCTCACCATTCTTGATGGGCACCACGTCGGCGGCCGCCTTCTTGCCTTCCAGCGCCGCACTGATATGACTAGACGCGCGTTCTGCCAGCTCCGCCCGGGCGTCCTGATGCCAGTGGAGATAGCGCGCCACGGTGGATAGCTGGCGGTGCCCCAGGGCCTCCATGATCTGCGCGGACTCCGCTCCCGAGATGGCAAGCCAGCTCCCGAGCGAGTGCCGGTAAGCTGTGCAGGACAATCCCCTCCGGGAATCCAGCCTCCGCCCGGACATCCCGAAACATCTGAGAAAGGGAACTAGGCCCCTTGCCCCGGGCCGCCTTGAACACGAGGTCTTCTGACTCGCCTTCGGGCTGTCGCTTGATGATTGCCTGTGCCGCCGTCGGGAGTCCGATCACCCGCGGCCGGCCGGTGCGCTTCCCCGCTCTTGTGCTCCTTCCACGGCAGGGTGATCACGCCTTGCTGTAGATCGACATGGCGCCACCGCAGGCCGACAATTTCCCCTCGGCGAGCGCCGGTCAGTGCGATCAGCCTAATGGCGTCGGCGGCGGGCCGTCGGATCCGGTGCTCCTCCTCCATGCGGTCAAGGGCCTTAAACAGTCGGGCATATCTTCTGCGGTCTTCAGGGTGGCGTCTCGGGTGCCTGTGCCCTGCACACTGACAGTGGCGGCCGGGTTGGCCTCCATGTAGCCCTCGGACACGCCCCAGGAAAAGATCGCCTTGAGTAGCCGCACGGTTGCGGCTGCGGTGCCTTCCCCGCCCTTCACCCGGATGCGCCCCCGGGGCTTGTCGGAGGGGCCGCTTGCGGCGGTCTTGCCATCCCGGATTTCAGCGAAGGCGCGGCGCACGTCTTCGGCCCTCAGCTTGTGCAGGTACTTGGTGCCGAGGGTCGGGCGGATATGGCGCTTGATGCGGCCCTCGTCAATGTCCCGGGTACTCTGGGCCTTCTCCGCGAAC
The Gammaproteobacteria bacterium DNA segment above includes these coding regions:
- a CDS encoding DUF4338 domain-containing protein, producing the protein MPVRTDPSPGHAQRTGALSSADGPAPLPGRSAEIGETLWYVATWREQWVALLSVSAAALKCGVRDRWIGWDFRLQYDRLKLVAER
- a CDS encoding DUF4338 domain-containing protein; its protein translation is MLSLLERRIGADWQCQFGHPLLLLETFVDPRRFHGGVYRAANWLELGLTRGFRRTREGYSTEACAPNGYSCGRCAAMSRLA
- a CDS encoding transposase family protein — protein: MPNKCTRCLAVLPRIPDPRRAHGRRHRLPVVLALAAGASLCGMRGYKAMADWAKGLGQGARSRFGCRRTRVNGKVHSEVPSEYVIRDCLVRIEPGALEWALDAWNQAWAAKEEALAIDGKTMKNAINEVGEQTHIMSVVGHESGHCYTQKSRLAAGNGKRRAQTDQ
- a CDS encoding DUF1441 family protein, translating into MEAMEKAGTLVPIADFEMVLAEHARQVIMVLDTLPDVLERDAGISPAAVERCQQVIDGLRQELSERLAKVADQRKAAEAEGGPRRQ